In Candidatus Hydrogenedentota bacterium, a genomic segment contains:
- a CDS encoding nucleotide sugar dehydrogenase, producing the protein MSDPAERLMLRIADGGAVVAVVGLGYVGLPLVRHFLAAGHPVIALDSNPEKTAALLRGESPLPHLPGDWIAPAVDGGRLRPSTDPAVLSDADAVIICVPTPLTGHREPDLSHVRAAADAAAQALRPGQLIVLESTTWPGTTEEVLRPLLEAGGLRAGEDFFLAFSPEREDPGNRTHALPDIPKVVGGATPACAGAASALYGRVFKTVVPVSSPAAAEMSKLLENIFRSVNIALVNELKMLCDRMGLDVWEIIAAAATKPFGFMPFQPGPGLGGHCIPIDPFYLTWKAREYGFTTRFIELSGEINTSMPQYVITRVMEALNSRGKTLHGARVLVLGAAYKADVDDLRESPALRLMELLRQYGAVVSYNDPHVPGLAGLGLESVPLTEEALARCDCVLIATAHSAYDPEFVVRHAPLVVDTRNMTRDVREGRDRIVKA; encoded by the coding sequence ATGAGTGACCCGGCGGAACGGCTCATGTTACGAATCGCGGACGGCGGCGCCGTCGTCGCGGTGGTCGGGCTGGGGTATGTGGGCCTGCCGCTGGTGCGGCATTTCCTCGCCGCGGGACACCCCGTCATCGCCCTTGACAGCAATCCTGAGAAAACCGCCGCGTTGCTGCGCGGGGAGTCCCCCCTGCCCCATCTGCCGGGAGACTGGATTGCGCCCGCCGTTGACGGGGGACGCCTGAGGCCGTCCACGGACCCCGCCGTTTTGTCGGACGCCGACGCGGTCATCATCTGCGTGCCCACCCCCCTCACGGGCCACCGCGAACCGGACCTGTCCCATGTCCGCGCCGCCGCCGACGCCGCCGCGCAAGCCCTGCGGCCCGGCCAGTTAATCGTGCTGGAGAGCACCACCTGGCCCGGCACGACGGAGGAGGTGCTGCGGCCCCTGCTCGAGGCGGGCGGGCTGCGCGCGGGGGAGGACTTCTTCCTGGCCTTTTCCCCGGAGCGGGAGGACCCCGGCAACCGCACCCACGCCCTGCCCGACATCCCCAAAGTGGTGGGGGGTGCAACCCCGGCCTGCGCCGGTGCGGCCTCCGCGCTCTACGGGCGGGTCTTCAAAACGGTGGTCCCCGTCAGCAGCCCCGCCGCCGCCGAGATGAGCAAGCTGCTCGAAAACATCTTCCGCAGCGTGAACATCGCCCTGGTGAACGAGCTGAAGATGCTCTGCGACCGCATGGGGCTGGACGTGTGGGAGATCATCGCCGCCGCCGCCACCAAGCCCTTCGGGTTCATGCCCTTCCAGCCCGGCCCCGGCCTGGGTGGCCACTGCATCCCCATAGACCCCTTCTACCTCACCTGGAAGGCCCGCGAGTACGGGTTTACCACACGGTTCATCGAGCTGTCCGGCGAGATCAACACGTCCATGCCGCAGTACGTCATCACCCGCGTGATGGAGGCGCTCAACAGCCGGGGCAAAACCCTGCACGGCGCGCGGGTGCTGGTGCTCGGTGCGGCGTACAAGGCCGACGTGGACGACCTGCGCGAGTCCCCGGCGCTCCGGCTGATGGAACTGCTCCGGCAGTACGGGGCGGTGGTTTCCTACAACGACCCCCATGTGCCGGGCCTGGCCGGGCTTGGCCTGGAAAGTGTCCCCCTGACGGAAGAAGCCCTCGCCCGGTGCGACTGCGTCCTGATCGCCACGGCGCACAGCGCCTACGACCCGGAGTTTGTGGTGCGGCACGCCCCCTTGGTTGTGGACACCCGGAACATGACCCGTGATGTCCGGGAAGGCCGGGACCGCATAGTTAAGGCGTAG